The Pedosphaera parvula Ellin514 region ACCTCCAATGAAGAGTTCACCGGCGACTCCTACCGGCACCGGTTGAAGGTGTGCATCGAGTATATAAATTTCAGTGTTGGCAATCGGCCTTCCAATGGACATGAGGTCGTCCTCCCGTGTGACCGAATGGGTGGTAGACCAGATCGTTGTTTCGGTGGGACCATACATATTCAAGAGTTCCCCAAAACCTGCAATTTTTTCCACCAGTGTGGGAGGTAAAGGTTCACCTCCGAACAAAAACTTTTTTACATTTCGTAACGCAGCGGCGGTTTTTGGTTCTTCAAGCATTATTCCGGCCAGTGATGGGGTGCATTGCAGGTGTGTGACTCCATATCGAAGGATCTGCTCAGGAATAGTATACTTATGTTCGATGGCGGCTGCTCTGTTTGGGGGAATCGCCTTTGTGTGTGCGCCAGCGGCATCATCCCCTTGGATCACCGCCTTGAATCCGCATGATAAGGTCCAGAAGAGTTCGAGCACGGATATATCAAAGGAAATGCTGGTCAGAGCCAGCCAGACGCCCGGCTCACGCCCGATGACGCGGTCCATTCCTGCGAAGAAGTTCACCACATTGCAATGTCGCACCATGACCCCTTTCGGTTTGCCAGTGGATCCCGAAGTGTAAATGACATAAGCGAGGTTTTCCGGGGTGACTACTGCTTTTAAGTCAGATTGGAGAGAAGCCTCCGTTGTTGCTTCTACTTCGCTTCCATTGGGTGGAATTTGAGCAGTGAGATTTTGGTCGAGGGAGATGACTTTCGCGGTTGTAGGTGGAAGCATCGCGAGCAGGGTTGGTTGAGTCAATAAAACCGGAACTTGTGCATCTTCCAGCATGAAGGCCAAACGCTCCGGTGGGTTGCTCGGTGCCAAAGGGACATAAGCCCCTCCAGCCTTGTGAATGGCATAAAGCCCAACAATCATCTCCAGAGACCGGTTCATGAACACACCCACACGCACATCCGGTCCGACACCACACTCCTGCAATTCGCGCGCAAGTTTATTGGCCTTTAGATTTAGCTGCTGGTAGGTAAGGTGCTTGTCTTCATAAACTGCAGCCACCGCTTCCGGTGTGCGGTGCACTTGCTCTTCGAAAAGGTGGTGAACGCATCTGGATGTGGCGTAATGCGCTTGAGTGTCATTCCATTCGACTAACAACTGATATGTCTCTGCTTTGGTCAGCAGGGGCAGGCGGCTGATGGCCTCGTTCGGATCGGCAATAATTCCCTCCAGCAAGGTTTGAAAGTTTCCGAGCATCCTGAGAATTGTTGCTCCCTCGAATAAATTCGGATTGTATACGAAACTACCGATCACGCCATACTTCTGCTCCCGAAGTGCAAGCGTCAAATCATAGAGCATCGTATTGTTATTAGTTGGCAGGGGAACCATGCTTAGGCCTGGATGCTCCAAGGGAAAAGGAAGGGCACTTTCGAAATGAAACATCACCTGAAATATTGGAGAACGGCTGATATCCTGGTCTAAATGAAGTGCTTCAAGCAGATTTTCAAAACGTAAATCTTGATTACCCTCCGCTTCTGAAACCACCTGGCATACCTGATCCAGTATGGCCTTGAAGCTTTGGTCCCCTGACAACTGGGTCCGAAAGACCAGTGTGTTTTCAAAAGGCCCTATTAACCGATCCGTTTTCTCATTGCGTCCCGAGACTGGTGAGCCAACAAGGATGTCTTCCTGACCGCTCCAGCGGTGAAGCAATATTTGAAAAGCTGCCAGCAGCACCACCCGTAAGGTGGTGTGCAGACGCTGGGCAAGAGCTTTCAGCGGGCCACAAAGATCACTGTGCAAGGCAAAGCGGTGCTGCGCACCGGCATATGTCTGTATTGTTGGCCGTGAGTTATCCGTCGGCAGATCGATCGCTGGAAGTTTCCCCTTTAGCTTACGTTTCCAATATGCCAGTTGGTTTCCCAAGATTTCATCCTCCTCCCCTAACATCAAAACAGCAGAATCATAATAACCAAAAGGCACATCCGGCAGAGAACCTGGACGATGCTGAGTATAGGCCCGGTAGAGTGTTGCCAACTCCTGATGCAGAATTTGGAAGGACCGTATATCGGCTGCCAGCTTATGCGTGGTCAGCAAAAGCAAGTGCTCCTCTGGTGCGACACGCAATATCCTGGCCCGCAGCAATAAGTCCCGGCTGAGATCGAAGGGTTGGCACGACTCCGTCGCCATGATTTCGTTGGCGCGTACACCGTGTTCATGGTGTGGGAGTTTGCTTAGGTCTTCAATCGGCACGTTCAGCGCCAGCGCTGGAGCGATCGAAATAACGGGCCGCCCTTTATTAGTGTAAACTTTTGTTCCTAACACTTCGTGGCGCTGAACAATGTCGCTCAGGCTCTGTATCAAACATGCGAGATGCAGCAAGCCCTCCAGTTTAAGTACGGACGAAAGGTTATTGAATGCCTGGCCGGGATAAAGTTGTTCAAGCATCCATAGTCGCTTTTGCGCGGGGGAGAGCACAGGTTGACCAACTAGTTTCTTCGCGAGCCGTGTATTACCTAACAGGCGAGCTGCAGTGTTCGCTACATTACTCA contains the following coding sequences:
- a CDS encoding non-ribosomal peptide synthetase, which encodes MSNVANTAARLLGNTRLAKKLVGQPVLSPAQKRLWMLEQLYPGQAFNNLSSVLKLEGLLHLACLIQSLSDIVQRHEVLGTKVYTNKGRPVISIAPALALNVPIEDLSKLPHHEHGVRANEIMATESCQPFDLSRDLLLRARILRVAPEEHLLLLTTHKLAADIRSFQILHQELATLYRAYTQHRPGSLPDVPFGYYDSAVLMLGEEDEILGNQLAYWKRKLKGKLPAIDLPTDNSRPTIQTYAGAQHRFALHSDLCGPLKALAQRLHTTLRVVLLAAFQILLHRWSGQEDILVGSPVSGRNEKTDRLIGPFENTLVFRTQLSGDQSFKAILDQVCQVVSEAEGNQDLRFENLLEALHLDQDISRSPIFQVMFHFESALPFPLEHPGLSMVPLPTNNNTMLYDLTLALREQKYGVIGSFVYNPNLFEGATILRMLGNFQTLLEGIIADPNEAISRLPLLTKAETYQLLVEWNDTQAHYATSRCVHHLFEEQVHRTPEAVAAVYEDKHLTYQQLNLKANKLARELQECGVGPDVRVGVFMNRSLEMIVGLYAIHKAGGAYVPLAPSNPPERLAFMLEDAQVPVLLTQPTLLAMLPPTTAKVISLDQNLTAQIPPNGSEVEATTEASLQSDLKAVVTPENLAYVIYTSGSTGKPKGVMVRHCNVVNFFAGMDRVIGREPGVWLALTSISFDISVLELFWTLSCGFKAVIQGDDAAGAHTKAIPPNRAAAIEHKYTIPEQILRYGVTHLQCTPSLAGIMLEEPKTAAALRNVKKFLFGGEPLPPTLVEKIAGFGELLNMYGPTETTIWSTTHSVTREDDLMSIGRPIANTEIYILDAHLQPVPVGVAGELFIGGAGVARGYLNRPELTAERFIQHPFKTTSNRLYRTGDLARYRHDGKIEYLERLDHQVKLRGFRIELGEIEAALGQHPSIKESVVSVWEARPNDKRLVGYCVAKPSQEFQAMELRRFLKTKLPEYMVPSILLQLDALPLTPNGKIDRKALPTPELRHASESLHVPPQTHMEKCIAAIWQELLHIEQIGTGDDFFDLGGNSLMLVEAHARVCEQLNLQIPLSKFFQVSNIAALAKYIVELSRSSNSLSKMKQRALRQRQALALRKHIKQ